Sequence from the Methylophilales bacterium MBRSF5 genome:
TAATACTGATTCACAATCTTTGTATGTGTATGAGGAGCTTCCAATCGATGAACATAAACTGACTTTGGGACTGAGAAAGGGAAATCTCCAGATAATCTAGTTAAATTAACAACGCAATATCGAATGCGTGAACCCATATGTAAGTTAATAAATGAAAGGTTTTATGATGGTACGTTAGAGACCGCTAAAACGATTGAGACGGAATATACAAAAAATAAAAAAAATGTTCCAAAATTTTTTACTAATCCATTAATGGTTATCGATACGAGTAAACAATATCCATTTTCAAACATAAAGCCTCGTACTTACTCTAAATATAATATTTTGCATGGCATTGTTATTAGAAATCTTCTATATCATCTCCAAAATAATGGTTATACAGATAATCCTCACGAATTAGGTGTAATTGCTCCTTTTGCTGCTCAGGCAGATTTAATTGCTAAGTTAATTGATGAGAGGGGTGTCACTAATGTTGAGTGTGGAACTGTACATCGTTTTCAAGGAAATGAAAAAGATATTATTTTTTATGACTTAGTTGAAAGTTATGGAAATTTATATACGAGCAAAAATATTAATGATGCCAAGCTAATTAATGTTGCATTGAGTCGTTCTAAATATCACTTGGTGTTCATTGCCAATTTAGATTATTTAAACCAGAGACTAACTGCAAATTCTCCTATGAGAAGTGTCATAAGTGAGGTCATTAAAAAAGGTAAAGTTATTGATGCCAAAGAAGTGATTAATTTAGGACCAGCATCTTATGATGTTGAATTAGAAGATGTGAAATCTGAAAATATAGATTTCGATAAAAATGGTTCGAAGTTTTTTGACCAAAAAACTTTTGATAAAGCAGTATTTGAGGATGTTAGAGCAGCAAAAAAATCAGTTGTTATTTTCTCAGGGTTTAGCACACCTAATCGAATCGCAATCTGGAGTGATTTATTTAGGCAAAAAATATCTGAAGGCATAAAAATAAGATGTGTTACGCGCTCACCAAGAAATCAAGGAAATATTGATGAAGGATTGGCTAACGAAGCTATTAATGCTCTTACTAAAATTGGAGTAGTAGTTGACCTTCGGCATGAAATTCATGAAAAAGCAGTATTTATTGATGAAAATATATTTTGGTATGGTTCTCTAAATCCTCTCTCACATACAGGTAAAACAGAAGAATCAATGCTGAGAGTTCCAAGTAAACAATTATGTCTTCTAAAAGCTAGATATGAAATTTATAAGCGTGGTTATAAAAATGAGGATTCACCATTTTCAATAATTACCGAAAAAGAAAATCCAGATTGCCCAAAATGTAAAAGTCTTATTACATTCCATCATCGAGGTAAATTTGGTCCCTACTACCACTGTGAAAGTTGTCAATGGAAAGAGAGTGTGGATAAATTTAATCGAAATAATCTGAGGTCAAATGAGATTGATGAAATTTCTGAAAACAAACCTGTTGAAAAAGAAACTAAATGTAACGTTTGTAATAAACCAATGAAATTAAAAAAAGGAAGATTTGGTTATTTTTATGGATGTACAGGTTATCCGCAATGTAAAAATACTGAAAAAGCATAATGTTATGAACTTCCAACAGCTTAAAGATTTTATTGTAAATAAAATGCGAATGTCGCATATTTACCAACCTGTCATGCTGATTGAAATTCTCAAAAAAGGTGGATATGCCTCCGCAGAACAAATTGCTAAAGCCATCCTCAATCATGACCCAACTCAAGTAGATTATTACAAAGAAGTTGTCAGAAATATGGTGGGTAAAGTACTGACTTCAAATAGAGGCATCACTGAAAAAAAAGGCGATACCTATTCACTTATTAATTATGAAAAATTAACTAAAACTCAAACTAAAGAACTTATTTCTTTATGCCAAGAAAAAATAAAAGAATACGATAATAAAAGAGAAGGTTCTCAATGGGAACATCGCAAAAGAGGCAGAAAACTTATTTCTGGTTCAACAAGATATAAAGTCATTCAAAGAGCCAAAGGTCGATGTGAGGCTTGTGGAATTTCCATTAAAGAAAAGAGCATTGAGGTTGACCATATTCATCCAAAAAGTCTGGGTGGTAAAGATGACCTTTCTAACTATCAAGCTCTCTGTTATACCTGTAATTCGCAAAAGAATAATAAAGATGATACGGACTATCGTTATTTAGATGCTGAATATGAGCATCGTGAAGCTGATTGTTTGTTCTGTAAAAAACAAAAGCAAAAAGGCATTAAAAATGAGAATACATTAGCTTATTTGATACGAGACGGATTTGAAGTTACCAAACATCACTCTTTAATCATTCCAAAAAGACATTGCAAAGACTACTTTGAATTAACCCAAGCTGAAATTAATTCGATTAATAATCTTATCCATATTGAAAAAGAGAAGTTACAGAAACTTGATAAATCAATAACTGGGTTTAATATTGG
This genomic interval carries:
- a CDS encoding HIT family hydrolase; this translates as MNFQQLKDFIVNKMRMSHIYQPVMLIEILKKGGYASAEQIAKAILNHDPTQVDYYKEVVRNMVGKVLTSNRGITEKKGDTYSLINYEKLTKTQTKELISLCQEKIKEYDNKREGSQWEHRKRGRKLISGSTRYKVIQRAKGRCEACGISIKEKSIEVDHIHPKSLGGKDDLSNYQALCYTCNSQKNNKDDTDYRYLDAEYEHREADCLFCKKQKQKGIKNENTLAYLIRDGFEVTKHHSLIIPKRHCKDYFELTQAEINSINNLIHIEKEKLQKLDKSITGFNIGVNCGEDAGQTIFHCHVHLIPRRKGDDKSPRGGVRKVIDGKGNY